In Anser cygnoides isolate HZ-2024a breed goose chromosome Z, Taihu_goose_T2T_genome, whole genome shotgun sequence, a genomic segment contains:
- the LOC106044168 gene encoding riboflavin kinase yields MGPLPFACRGEVVRGFGRGSRQLGVPTANFSDQVVESFPSDIPTGVYYGWASVGNGDVHKMVLSIGWNPFYKNIKKSVETHIIHNFKEDFYGEILSVVVIGYIRSEKNFNSLEALISAIKEDIEEAKRQLDLPEHLKLKDDFFHLLEGKIVNH; encoded by the exons ATGGGGCCGCTGCCGTTCGCGTGCCGCGGGGAGGTGGTGAGGGGCTTCGGCAGGGGCTCCCGCCAGCTGGGCGTCCCCACCG CTAACTTTTCTGATCAAGTAGTCGAAAGCTTTCCATCCGATATCCCTACTGGTGTATACTATGGATGGGCCTCTGTTGGAAATGGAGATGTGCATAAAATGGTTTTGAGCATAGGATGGAATCCTTTCTATAAGAATATTAAGAAATCAGTG gaaactCACATTATCCATAATTTCAAAGAAGACTTTTATGGAGAAATTCTCAGTGTAGTCGTTATTGGATATATTCgatcagaaaaaaactttaacTCTTTAG aggCACTCATTTCAGCAATTAAGGAAGACATTGAAGAGGCAAAAAGACAACTAGATTTACCAGAACATCTTAAACTCAAAGACGATTTCTTTCATCTGCTAGAAGGGAAAATAGTAAACCActga